A region of Geobacillus sp. 46C-IIa DNA encodes the following proteins:
- the uvrA gene encoding excinuclease ABC subunit UvrA, whose amino-acid sequence MNGTDKIIVKGARAHNLKNIDVEIPRGQLVVLTGLSGSGKSSLAFDTIYAEGQRRYVESLSAYARQFLGQMDKPDVDAIEGLSPAISIDQKTTSRNPRSTVGTVTEIYDYLRLLFARIGRPFCPTHGIEIQSQTIEQMVDRLLAYPERTKMQILAPIVSGRKGTHAKVLDDIRKQGYVRVRIDGEMRELTEDIELEKNKKHSIDVIVDRIVIKDGIASRLADSLETALKLADGKVIVDVIDQEELLFSEKHACPYCGFSIGELEPRLFSFNSPFGACPDCDGLGAKLEVDLDLVIPNKELTLKEHAIAPWEPQSSQYYPQLLEAVCRHYGIPMDVPVKDLPKEQLDKILYGSGGEPIYFRYTTDFGQVREQYITFEGVIPNVERRYRETSSDYIREQMEKYMAEQPCPTCKGYRLKKESLAVLVGGKHIGEVTAMSVTEALAFFEGLELTEKEAQIARLILREIRDRLGFLQNVGLDYLTLSRSAGTLSGGEAQRIRLATQIGSRLTGVLYVLDEPSIGLHQRDNDRLIATLKSMRDLGNTLIVVEHDEDTMLAADYLIDIGPGAGIHGGEVVAAGKPEEVMNDPNSLTGQYLSGKKFIPIPAERRQPDGRWLEVVGAREHNLKNVSVNIPLGTFVAVTGVSGSGKSTLVNEVLYKALAQKLHRAKAKPGEHRDIRGLEHLDKVIDIDQSPIGRTPRSNPATYTGVFDDIRDVFAATNEAKVRGYKKGRFSFNVKGGRCEACHGDGIIKIEMHFLPDVYVPCEVCHGKRYNRETLEVTYKGKNIADVLDMTVEDALDFFASIPKIKRKLETLYDVGLGYMKLGQPATTLSGGEAQRVKLAAELHRRSNGRTLYILDEPTTGLHVDDIARLLDVLHRLVDNGDTVLVIEHNLDVIKTADYIIDLGPEGGDRGGQIVAAGTPEHVAGVEASYTGRYLKPILERDRARMQARYEAAKA is encoded by the coding sequence GTGAACGGAACGGATAAAATTATCGTCAAAGGGGCGCGTGCCCATAACTTAAAAAACATTGACGTTGAAATCCCGCGCGGACAGCTCGTTGTGTTGACCGGGCTGTCCGGGTCGGGCAAGTCGTCATTGGCGTTTGACACGATTTATGCCGAAGGGCAGCGGCGCTACGTCGAGTCGCTGTCGGCGTATGCCCGCCAGTTTTTAGGGCAGATGGACAAACCGGATGTCGATGCGATCGAAGGGCTGTCGCCGGCCATTTCGATCGACCAAAAAACGACGAGCCGCAACCCGCGCTCAACCGTCGGCACGGTGACGGAAATTTACGATTATTTGCGGCTGCTGTTCGCCCGCATCGGCCGGCCGTTCTGCCCGACGCACGGCATCGAAATTCAATCGCAGACGATCGAGCAAATGGTCGACCGGCTGCTCGCGTACCCGGAGCGGACGAAAATGCAAATTCTTGCCCCGATCGTCTCGGGAAGAAAAGGGACGCATGCGAAAGTGCTTGACGATATCCGCAAGCAAGGGTATGTGCGCGTCCGCATTGACGGCGAGATGCGCGAGTTGACCGAAGACATTGAGCTGGAAAAAAATAAAAAACATTCGATTGATGTCATCGTTGACCGGATCGTGATCAAAGACGGCATCGCATCAAGGCTCGCCGATTCGCTTGAGACGGCATTGAAACTCGCCGACGGCAAAGTAATCGTTGACGTGATCGATCAAGAGGAGCTGTTGTTCAGCGAAAAGCACGCCTGCCCGTACTGCGGCTTTTCGATCGGGGAGCTTGAGCCGCGCCTCTTTTCGTTCAACAGTCCGTTCGGCGCTTGTCCGGACTGCGACGGGCTTGGGGCGAAGCTCGAAGTGGATCTCGATTTGGTCATCCCGAACAAGGAGCTGACGTTAAAAGAGCACGCCATCGCTCCGTGGGAGCCGCAAAGCTCGCAATATTACCCGCAGTTGCTCGAAGCCGTGTGCCGCCATTACGGCATTCCGATGGACGTGCCGGTGAAAGATTTGCCAAAAGAGCAGCTCGATAAAATTTTGTACGGCAGCGGCGGGGAGCCGATTTATTTCCGCTATACGACCGATTTTGGCCAGGTGCGCGAACAATACATCACATTTGAAGGAGTCATTCCGAACGTTGAACGCCGTTACCGCGAGACAAGCTCCGATTACATCCGCGAGCAAATGGAAAAATATATGGCCGAACAGCCGTGCCCGACGTGCAAAGGCTATCGGCTGAAAAAAGAAAGCCTGGCCGTCTTGGTCGGCGGCAAACATATCGGTGAAGTGACCGCGATGTCGGTGACCGAAGCGCTCGCCTTTTTTGAAGGGCTTGAGCTGACGGAAAAAGAAGCGCAAATCGCCCGTCTCATTTTGCGTGAAATTCGCGACCGGCTCGGCTTCTTGCAAAACGTCGGCCTCGACTATTTGACGCTCAGCCGCTCGGCGGGAACGCTTTCCGGCGGCGAGGCGCAGCGCATCCGGCTGGCGACGCAAATCGGCTCGCGGCTGACGGGGGTGTTGTATGTGCTTGATGAGCCGTCCATCGGGCTGCATCAGCGCGACAACGACCGGCTGATCGCGACGTTAAAAAGCATGCGCGACCTTGGCAATACGCTTATTGTCGTCGAACATGACGAAGATACGATGCTCGCGGCCGACTATTTGATTGACATCGGCCCGGGGGCGGGCATCCACGGCGGCGAGGTCGTCGCGGCCGGCAAGCCGGAAGAGGTGATGAATGATCCGAACTCGCTCACCGGTCAATATTTATCCGGGAAAAAATTTATCCCGATCCCGGCCGAACGGCGCCAGCCGGACGGGCGGTGGCTCGAGGTCGTGGGCGCCCGCGAGCACAACTTGAAAAACGTCTCGGTGAACATCCCGCTCGGCACGTTCGTCGCCGTCACCGGGGTGTCAGGCTCAGGCAAAAGTACGCTCGTGAACGAAGTGCTTTATAAGGCGCTCGCGCAAAAGCTGCACCGGGCAAAAGCGAAACCGGGTGAACATCGCGATATCCGCGGGCTTGAGCACCTTGACAAAGTGATTGACATCGACCAGTCGCCGATCGGCCGCACCCCTCGGTCGAACCCAGCGACCTACACCGGGGTGTTTGATGACATTCGCGACGTGTTTGCCGCAACGAACGAAGCGAAAGTGCGCGGCTACAAAAAAGGGCGCTTCAGCTTCAACGTCAAAGGCGGGCGCTGCGAGGCGTGCCATGGCGATGGGATCATCAAAATTGAAATGCATTTTTTGCCGGACGTATACGTCCCTTGTGAAGTATGCCACGGCAAACGGTACAACCGCGAGACGCTTGAAGTGACATACAAAGGGAAAAATATCGCCGACGTGCTGGACATGACGGTCGAAGATGCGCTTGACTTTTTCGCTTCGATCCCGAAAATTAAGCGCAAGCTTGAGACGTTGTATGATGTCGGCCTCGGCTATATGAAGCTCGGCCAGCCGGCGACAACGCTCTCCGGCGGCGAGGCGCAGCGCGTCAAGCTCGCTGCCGAGCTGCACCGCCGCTCGAACGGCCGGACGCTCTACATTTTGGACGAGCCGACAACCGGGCTTCACGTCGATGACATCGCCCGATTGCTTGATGTGCTTCATCGGCTGGTCGACAACGGTGATACGGTGCTCGTCATTGAACACAACTTGGACGTTATTAAAACGGCTGATTACATCATTGACCTAGGACCGGAAGGCGGCGACCGCGGCGGGCAAATTGTCGCAGCCGGCACGCCGGAACACGTGGCCGGGGTCGAGGCTTCCTACACCGGCCGCTATTTGAAACCGATTTTGGAGCGCGACCGGGCGCGCATGCAGGCACGGTATGAAGCGGCAAAGGCGTAA
- a CDS encoding DUF4870 domain-containing protein — MSTNKVLSALCYFSVFFASFILPIVVYFVVEDPDVKHHAKRSLVSHLIPVITVLLFIALAFVPVLFGQWGEESFLFSGGLVWFGFFVAGLVNLVVVIWNVIKGIQVLK; from the coding sequence TTGTCGACCAATAAAGTCCTATCCGCCCTTTGCTATTTCAGCGTCTTTTTCGCGTCGTTCATTTTGCCGATCGTTGTGTATTTTGTCGTAGAGGATCCCGATGTGAAGCACCATGCGAAGCGGTCGCTCGTCTCCCATTTGATTCCGGTGATAACCGTCTTGCTGTTTATCGCGTTGGCGTTTGTTCCTGTTTTGTTCGGTCAGTGGGGAGAGGAATCGTTCTTGTTTAGCGGCGGCCTCGTTTGGTTCGGGTTTTTCGTGGCTGGATTGGTGAACCTCGTTGTTGTCATTTGGAATGTCATCAAAGGAATTCAAGTGTTAAAATAA
- a CDS encoding phage holin family protein, protein MLNWLIGVFINTVLLMAIDGYFDDIHFSGIGAAFLASLILAVLNAVVRPVLILLTLPVTVLTLGLFLFVINAITLMMTAGLMGDAFQIGGFGTALLASIVLSFFHLLVQKAIIEPLRDRS, encoded by the coding sequence ATGCTCAATTGGTTGATTGGCGTTTTTATTAATACGGTGTTGCTTATGGCAATTGACGGTTATTTTGACGACATTCATTTCAGCGGCATCGGCGCCGCATTTTTGGCGAGTTTGATTTTGGCGGTGTTAAATGCCGTTGTCCGCCCGGTGCTCATTTTATTGACGCTGCCAGTGACCGTATTGACGCTCGGGTTGTTTTTGTTTGTCATCAATGCCATCACGCTGATGATGACGGCGGGGCTTATGGGCGATGCGTTCCAAATCGGAGGGTTCGGCACGGCGCTGCTCGCTTCGATCGTCTTGTCGTTTTTTCACCTGCTCGTGCAAAAAGCGATTATCGAACCGCTGCGCGATCGGTCATAA
- the hprK gene encoding HPr(Ser) kinase/phosphatase, whose protein sequence is MPKVRTKDIIEQFQLELVSGAEGIYRPITTSDLSRPGIEMAGYFAYYPAERLQLLGRTELSFYETLTPEEKRARMERLCTDITPGIIVSRGLEVPPELIEASERQSVPVMRSTMKTTRLSSRLTNYLESKLAPTTAVHGVLVDVYGVGVLITGKSGVGKSETALELVKRGHRLVADDCVEIRQEDEDTLIGSAPELIEHLLEIRGLGIINMMTLFGAGAVLPHKRISLVIDLELWDPEKQYDRLGLEEERVKILDTELPKLTIPVRPGRNLAVIVEVAAMNFRLKRMGVNAAEEFSARLSDAIEEEEHDESR, encoded by the coding sequence ATGCCAAAAGTGCGGACAAAAGACATCATCGAACAGTTCCAGCTGGAGCTCGTCAGCGGCGCCGAAGGTATTTACCGCCCGATTACAACAAGCGATTTGTCGCGGCCGGGGATCGAGATGGCCGGCTATTTCGCCTATTATCCGGCAGAGCGATTGCAGTTGCTCGGGAGAACCGAGCTGTCGTTTTACGAAACGCTGACTCCGGAAGAAAAACGGGCGCGAATGGAGCGGCTTTGTACCGATATTACGCCTGGGATTATCGTTTCCCGGGGGCTTGAGGTGCCGCCCGAGCTGATCGAAGCGTCCGAGCGCCAGTCGGTGCCGGTGATGCGCTCGACGATGAAAACAACCCGGCTCTCGAGCCGGTTGACCAACTATTTGGAAAGCAAGCTTGCCCCGACAACGGCGGTGCACGGCGTGCTCGTCGATGTGTACGGCGTCGGCGTATTGATTACAGGCAAAAGCGGCGTCGGCAAAAGTGAAACGGCGCTTGAGCTTGTAAAGCGCGGCCATCGGTTGGTCGCCGATGACTGCGTCGAAATCCGCCAAGAAGATGAAGATACATTGATCGGCAGCGCTCCGGAGCTGATTGAGCATTTGCTTGAGATTCGCGGTCTTGGCATCATTAATATGATGACTTTGTTTGGCGCCGGGGCGGTGTTGCCGCACAAGCGCATTTCCTTAGTCATCGATTTAGAGCTATGGGACCCAGAGAAGCAATACGACCGGCTCGGTTTGGAAGAAGAACGCGTGAAAATTTTAGATACTGAATTGCCAAAATTAACAATTCCGGTTCGACCGGGGCGCAACTTGGCCGTCATCGTCGAAGTGGCGGCGATGAACTTCCGGCTGAAGCGGATGGGGGTCAACGCAGCCGAGGAATTTTCAGCGCGGCTGAGCGATGCCATTGAAGAAGAGGAGCATGATGAAAGCCGGTGA
- the lgt gene encoding prolipoprotein diacylglyceryl transferase translates to MESAIEPLDRVFLQLGPITIYWYGVIIGTGVLLGLWLATRESVRHGLPKETFVDLVLFAVPIAIVCARAYYVLFEWDYYSEHLEEIPQIWQGGLAIHGGLIGGVTTAIVFARVRRLSFWKLLDIAAPSIILGQAIGRWGNFMNQEAHGGPVSRQFLEHLHLPDWIINQMYINGQYWHPTFLYESLWNLIGFFLLLWLRSVNLRRGELFLSYLIWYSIGRFWIEGMRTDSLMLTEHLRMAQVMSIALIVFAVALWIVRRAKGWASARYQDE, encoded by the coding sequence ATGGAATCGGCAATTGAGCCGTTGGACCGTGTGTTTTTGCAGCTTGGTCCGATCACTATTTATTGGTATGGAGTCATTATCGGCACCGGGGTGCTGCTCGGCTTATGGCTGGCAACGCGCGAATCGGTGCGGCACGGTTTGCCGAAAGAGACATTTGTCGATTTGGTGCTGTTTGCTGTGCCGATTGCCATTGTCTGCGCCCGAGCGTACTACGTGCTGTTTGAATGGGATTACTATTCCGAACATTTGGAGGAGATCCCGCAAATTTGGCAAGGCGGTCTTGCTATTCACGGCGGCTTGATCGGAGGGGTGACGACCGCTATTGTCTTTGCCCGGGTGCGCAGGCTGTCATTTTGGAAGCTGCTTGATATTGCTGCACCGAGCATCATTTTAGGGCAGGCGATCGGGCGCTGGGGCAATTTTATGAATCAAGAGGCGCACGGCGGCCCGGTGTCGCGCCAGTTTCTTGAACATTTGCATTTGCCGGATTGGATCATCAATCAAATGTACATTAACGGCCAATATTGGCACCCGACCTTTTTGTACGAGTCGCTTTGGAACCTCATCGGCTTTTTCTTGCTGCTTTGGCTGCGGAGCGTCAATTTGCGGCGCGGCGAGCTGTTTTTGTCGTACTTGATTTGGTATTCGATCGGCCGCTTTTGGATTGAGGGAATGCGCACAGATAGCTTAATGCTTACCGAACATTTGCGTATGGCGCAAGTGATGTCCATTGCCCTCATTGTTTTTGCCGTCGCCTTGTGGATCGTGCGCCGGGCAAAAGGCTGGGCGAGCGCACGGTATCAAGATGAATAG
- a CDS encoding nucleoside recognition domain-containing protein, which yields MTGTLQRGVLAGLKTSWALGKIIFPVTLILALLQPTPLFSWLINFVTPFMKWFGLSGDAAVPLVLGNLLGLYAAIGAMLTIEFTVKEVLILAIMLSFSHNLIVESSVASRTGMSVWLMLAVRISLAVVSGLLIAHFWDGGQEIAQYGFMPKEDAPPVGWMAIALAALKKAATGIVQLVAIVIPLMTVIQVLKERHWIETFSRWMAPATKMLGMSANTSLTLAAGFVFGLAYGAGVMIQAAKEDGVSKRDLTLAFIFLVSCHAVVEDTLIFVPLGIPVWPLLVIRLVTAVLLTMAVAFLWRRLEQPKRKEAAS from the coding sequence ATGACAGGAACGTTGCAGCGCGGCGTGCTCGCCGGACTGAAGACGTCATGGGCGCTCGGCAAAATCATTTTTCCAGTGACGCTCATTCTGGCGCTGTTGCAGCCGACGCCGCTTTTTTCGTGGCTCATTAACTTTGTCACCCCGTTCATGAAATGGTTCGGCTTATCCGGCGATGCGGCCGTGCCGCTGGTGCTCGGCAATTTGCTTGGACTGTACGCGGCGATTGGGGCGATGCTGACGATCGAGTTTACGGTGAAAGAAGTGTTGATTTTGGCGATCATGCTCTCGTTTTCCCATAACTTGATCGTCGAGTCATCCGTCGCTTCGCGCACGGGAATGAGCGTTTGGCTCATGCTCGCCGTGCGCATTAGCTTGGCCGTTGTGTCCGGGCTGTTGATCGCCCATTTCTGGGACGGCGGGCAGGAAATCGCCCAGTACGGCTTTATGCCGAAGGAAGACGCGCCGCCGGTCGGCTGGATGGCGATCGCGTTGGCGGCGTTGAAAAAAGCCGCGACTGGCATCGTCCAGTTGGTCGCGATTGTCATTCCGCTGATGACGGTCATTCAAGTGTTGAAAGAACGCCACTGGATTGAGACGTTTTCGCGCTGGATGGCACCGGCGACGAAGATGCTTGGCATGAGCGCGAACACGTCGCTCACGCTCGCGGCCGGGTTTGTGTTCGGCCTCGCTTATGGCGCTGGTGTCATGATTCAAGCTGCGAAAGAAGACGGCGTCTCCAAACGCGACTTAACGTTGGCGTTCATTTTTCTCGTCTCATGCCATGCGGTGGTGGAGGATACCCTCATTTTCGTTCCGCTCGGCATTCCGGTATGGCCGCTGCTGGTGATCCGCTTAGTGACGGCCGTATTGCTGACGATGGCGGTGGCGTTCCTTTGGCGCCGCCTTGAACAACCGAAAAGAAAGGAAGCCGCTTCATGA
- the ppaX gene encoding pyrophosphatase PpaX, giving the protein MTIRTILFDLDGTLIDTNELIIQSFLHTLEKYYPGRYGREDVLPFIGPSLYETFSSLDPERVEEMVKTYRTFNHARHDELIREFDTVYETVETLHRHGFRLGVVTTKIHDTALMGLRKMRLEPFFSCVIGLDDVNRPKPDPEPIHKALEALESTPDEALMVGDNYHDILAGKNAGVKTAGVAWAIKGREYLEQYEPDYMLEKMSDLLAIVGINERKEESLSR; this is encoded by the coding sequence ATGACGATTCGCACGATTTTATTTGACCTTGATGGAACGTTGATTGATACGAATGAGCTCATCATCCAGTCATTTTTGCATACGCTGGAGAAATATTATCCGGGCCGCTACGGGCGTGAGGACGTCTTGCCGTTCATCGGGCCGTCGCTGTACGAGACGTTCAGCTCGCTCGATCCGGAACGAGTCGAGGAGATGGTGAAGACGTACCGCACGTTCAACCATGCCCGTCATGACGAATTGATCCGCGAGTTTGACACCGTGTATGAAACGGTTGAAACGCTGCACCGCCATGGCTTCCGCCTTGGCGTCGTGACGACGAAAATACATGACACGGCGCTCATGGGCTTGCGGAAAATGCGGCTTGAGCCGTTTTTCTCGTGCGTTATCGGTCTCGATGACGTCAATCGTCCCAAACCGGATCCTGAACCGATTCATAAGGCGCTTGAGGCGCTTGAATCGACACCGGACGAAGCGCTGATGGTCGGCGACAACTACCACGACATTTTGGCCGGCAAAAACGCCGGCGTGAAAACAGCCGGCGTCGCCTGGGCGATTAAAGGCCGCGAGTATTTGGAACAATATGAACCGGACTATATGTTGGAAAAAATGAGCGATTTGCTGGCCATTGTCGGCATCAACGAACGGAAGGAGGAATCGCTCTCCCGGTGA
- a CDS encoding DapH/DapD/GlmU-related protein, translating into MRRTTKYPVHGANSLWQLYRTVSFWKVLKNVIIIQIGRYTPFLPLKNWLYRTFLGMKIGEQTALAFMVMPDILFPEKIHIGRNCVIGYNTTILAHEYLVDEYRLGDVVIGDEVMIGANSTILPGVVIGDRAVVAAGTVVHQDVPPGVMVAGCPMRIVRTNEPPSE; encoded by the coding sequence GTGAGACGAACGACCAAATACCCCGTCCACGGGGCGAATTCGCTCTGGCAGTTGTATCGGACCGTCTCGTTTTGGAAAGTGTTGAAAAACGTCATCATCATTCAAATCGGACGCTACACGCCGTTTTTGCCGCTGAAAAATTGGCTGTACCGCACGTTTCTCGGCATGAAGATCGGCGAGCAAACGGCGCTCGCCTTTATGGTCATGCCAGACATTCTCTTCCCAGAAAAAATCCATATCGGCCGCAACTGCGTCATCGGCTACAACACGACCATTCTCGCCCACGAATATTTAGTGGACGAATACCGCCTTGGCGATGTGGTGATCGGCGATGAGGTGATGATCGGCGCCAACTCGACCATTTTGCCCGGTGTGGTGATCGGCGACCGCGCCGTCGTCGCCGCCGGCACGGTCGTTCATCAAGACGTCCCGCCCGGGGTGATGGTCGCGGGTTGCCCGATGCGCATCGTCCGCACGAATGAACCGCCTTCCGAGTAA
- a CDS encoding ATP phosphoribosyltransferase regulatory subunit, protein MAKRLFMFEKPLGMRDTLPFLYEMKKQVRSVMAEEIERWGYEFIETPTLEYYETVGAASAIDDHRLFKLLDQQGHTLVLRPDMTAPIARVAASRLYEDGNPLRLAYNANVFRAQQREGGRPAEFEQIGVELIGDGTVAADAEVISLMAALLKRVGLGRFSVAVGHIGYVNALFLEILGNEERASVLRRFLYEKNYVGYREHVKALPLSSIDQKRLLDLLSLRGGSEAIEAAKALASSEEGQRAADELTALLAALETYGVTEAVKLDMALVSHMSYYTGILFEVYAEQVGFPIGNGGRYDELLAKFSRPAPATGFGLRVDRLIEAVGETDVRGEIECIVFSQERLAEAVELAEAKRAEGKRVVLQHIAGIRDIDAYSQRYRSIVYLLGRSGREGQ, encoded by the coding sequence ATGGCAAAAAGGCTGTTCATGTTTGAAAAACCGTTAGGCATGCGCGATACGCTGCCATTTTTATATGAAATGAAAAAGCAAGTGCGCTCGGTGATGGCGGAAGAAATCGAGCGCTGGGGCTATGAGTTTATCGAGACGCCGACGCTTGAGTATTATGAAACGGTCGGGGCGGCGTCGGCAATTGATGATCATCGGTTGTTTAAGCTCTTGGACCAGCAAGGGCACACGCTCGTACTGCGGCCCGATATGACGGCGCCGATTGCTCGGGTGGCGGCGTCGCGCCTATATGAAGACGGCAACCCGCTCCGGTTGGCGTACAACGCCAACGTGTTTCGCGCGCAGCAGCGCGAAGGCGGGCGGCCGGCGGAGTTTGAGCAGATCGGCGTTGAGTTGATCGGCGACGGCACGGTGGCGGCCGATGCCGAGGTGATCAGCCTGATGGCCGCGCTGCTGAAGCGTGTAGGGCTTGGCCGCTTTTCGGTGGCGGTCGGCCATATCGGCTATGTGAACGCGTTGTTTTTAGAAATTTTAGGAAATGAAGAGCGTGCGAGTGTGCTGCGCCGTTTCTTATATGAAAAAAATTATGTCGGTTATCGCGAGCATGTGAAGGCGCTGCCGCTTTCGTCCATTGATCAAAAACGTCTTCTCGATCTTCTTTCCTTGCGCGGAGGCAGCGAGGCGATCGAGGCGGCAAAAGCGCTGGCTTCGAGCGAGGAAGGACAGCGAGCCGCTGATGAGTTGACCGCGCTGTTAGCAGCGCTCGAGACGTACGGGGTGACTGAGGCGGTGAAACTCGATATGGCGCTTGTGAGCCATATGAGCTATTACACCGGCATTTTGTTTGAAGTGTACGCCGAGCAAGTGGGATTCCCGATCGGCAACGGCGGGCGGTATGATGAGTTGTTGGCGAAGTTTTCCCGACCGGCGCCGGCGACGGGATTTGGGCTGCGCGTCGACCGATTGATCGAGGCGGTTGGCGAGACGGATGTGCGCGGGGAGATTGAGTGCATCGTCTTCAGCCAGGAGCGGTTGGCGGAGGCGGTTGAGCTCGCCGAGGCGAAGCGGGCGGAAGGCAAGCGCGTCGTCTTGCAGCATATCGCCGGCATTCGCGATATTGATGCTTACAGCCAGCGCTACCGGTCGATCGTCTATTTGCTTGGCCGGAGCGGACGCGAGGGGCAATGA
- the hisG gene encoding ATP phosphoribosyltransferase, translating to MLTIAMPKGRIFEEAVELLRRADYALPPEFDESRKLVIDVVEEKMRFILAKPMDVVTYVEHGVADLGIAGKDVLMEEERNVYELLDLHISRCHLAVAGLPGAAMNEIAPRVATKYPNIASTYFREQGEQVEIIRLNGSIELAPLIGLADRIVDIVSTGRTLKENGLVELERIADVTSRLIVNPASYRLNGGDIERLVERLAAVIPQL from the coding sequence ATGCTGACAATTGCGATGCCGAAAGGGCGCATTTTTGAAGAGGCGGTCGAGCTGCTGCGGCGGGCGGACTATGCGCTGCCGCCGGAGTTTGACGAATCGCGCAAGCTCGTCATTGACGTGGTCGAGGAAAAGATGCGCTTTATTTTGGCGAAACCGATGGATGTGGTGACCTATGTTGAACACGGGGTGGCGGATTTAGGCATAGCGGGAAAAGATGTCTTAATGGAGGAAGAACGGAACGTCTATGAGCTGCTCGATTTGCACATCAGTCGCTGCCATTTGGCCGTCGCGGGGCTGCCCGGCGCTGCGATGAATGAAATTGCGCCGAGGGTGGCGACGAAATATCCGAACATTGCGTCGACGTATTTTCGCGAACAAGGGGAACAAGTAGAAATCATTCGCCTAAATGGCTCGATTGAACTCGCTCCGCTCATCGGCTTGGCCGATCGGATTGTCGATATCGTCTCGACAGGAAGGACGTTGAAAGAAAACGGGCTTGTGGAGCTTGAGCGGATCGCTGACGTGACGTCGCGCCTCATCGTCAATCCGGCGAGTTATCGGTTAAACGGTGGGGACATTGAACGGCTGGTCGAACGATTAGCGGCGGTCATTCCCCAGCTGTAG
- the hisD gene encoding histidinol dehydrogenase, giving the protein MKIERIRGGVSLRRTIESGTDEQRRAVLDIIANVRARGDAALKEYTERFDGVKLDSLRVTEAEMERAHAALSPEMLAVIREAAANIRAYHERQKRQSWWMTNEDGTILGQKVTPLDAVGLYVPGGTAAYPSSVLMNVIPAQVAGVERIVITSPPNEDGSLPDGVLAAAHELGVTEIYKVGGAQAIAALAYGTETIRPVDKIFGPGNIYVALAKREVFGHVAIDMIAGPSEIVVLADETAHADEIAADLLSQAEHDVRASAILVTPSMKLALAVASEVERQLETLPRREIAQAALETYGAIYVTETLDEAVGVVNELAPEHLEVMTAEPMTLLGKLRHAGAMFFGRFSSEPVGDYFAGPNHVLPTNGTARFSSGLSVDEFVKKSSVIVYSEAALTQHGDKIAALARLEGLEAHARAIEVRLKKERGER; this is encoded by the coding sequence ATGAAAATCGAACGGATTCGAGGCGGCGTTTCGCTGAGGCGGACGATTGAAAGCGGAACGGACGAGCAGCGCCGCGCGGTTCTTGATATTATCGCCAATGTGCGCGCGCGCGGCGATGCGGCGCTGAAAGAATATACGGAACGGTTTGACGGCGTCAAGCTGGATTCGCTTCGGGTGACGGAAGCGGAAATGGAGCGGGCGCATGCGGCGCTGAGCCCGGAGATGCTGGCGGTGATTCGCGAAGCGGCGGCCAACATTCGCGCCTATCATGAGCGGCAAAAGCGCCAATCATGGTGGATGACGAACGAAGACGGCACGATTCTCGGGCAAAAGGTGACGCCGCTTGATGCGGTGGGGCTGTATGTGCCAGGCGGGACGGCCGCCTATCCGTCGTCCGTGCTGATGAACGTCATTCCCGCGCAAGTGGCGGGAGTGGAGCGGATTGTCATCACTTCGCCGCCGAATGAAGACGGTTCGCTTCCTGATGGCGTGCTGGCGGCGGCGCATGAACTTGGGGTGACGGAAATTTACAAAGTTGGCGGCGCGCAGGCGATCGCGGCGCTGGCGTATGGAACGGAAACGATTCGGCCGGTCGATAAAATTTTCGGACCGGGCAACATTTATGTGGCGTTGGCGAAACGGGAAGTGTTCGGGCATGTGGCGATCGACATGATCGCTGGACCGAGCGAAATTGTTGTGCTCGCTGATGAGACAGCCCATGCCGATGAAATCGCGGCGGATTTGTTGTCACAGGCCGAGCATGACGTGCGGGCGTCGGCCATTTTAGTAACGCCGTCAATGAAACTTGCCTTGGCGGTGGCGAGCGAGGTGGAACGGCAGCTTGAGACGCTGCCGCGCCGCGAGATCGCCCAAGCGGCGCTGGAAACCTACGGGGCCATTTATGTGACCGAGACGCTTGATGAGGCCGTTGGTGTGGTCAATGAGCTGGCGCCTGAGCATTTGGAAGTGATGACGGCAGAACCGATGACGCTATTAGGGAAGCTTCGCCATGCCGGGGCGATGTTTTTCGGCCGCTTCAGCTCCGAGCCGGTCGGCGACTATTTCGCCGGGCCGAACCATGTGCTGCCGACGAACGGGACGGCGAGATTCTCAAGCGGCTTGAGCGTCGATGAGTTTGTGAAAAAATCGAGCGTGATCGTTTACAGCGAAGCCGCATTGACACAACATGGCGACAAAATCGCCGCGTTGGCCCGCCTCGAGGGGCTCGAAGCGCACGCGCGCGCCATTGAGGTGCGGCTGAAAAAAGAAAGAGGGGAACGATAA